Proteins from one Malaya genurostris strain Urasoe2022 chromosome 2, Malgen_1.1, whole genome shotgun sequence genomic window:
- the LOC131432170 gene encoding homeotic protein spalt-major isoform X2 yields MIQVDSVGYSRLKDDSSAEDLKENGYIDKDSKNENQSVKLLSKMSEEFAEDCSRREKLNDHHHLSTRHQQHDRDEIAHNEDNLSDEENNDEDTGRSEDTNGNKKSDYGYQNYTNHGMRDDQSAANMAGSTAAAVALAAATAAAAAAASKNPIAATSTLSNEFNPAAFFPPPGQMSIQAFQNAIAQFTANALANNMDNETVVKNLAILQSALFTLQQQQFLQFQLIQHLQSQLVKKHSVKDEPTNESSNSSMFDPSNNNNNNNHSKRNEPQDLRKQERPEDDEEIEEEGIEDAYSKSYQMANIMAAAAAASGENRPVIHPVPEEDLRKPKASEMYVEKPPSTLPSPSVVSSANVSLTTSSSISNTARSSLSEKDEILPYQDSCFSSLAANIITDHAPSIMGEPNSLAMLEKKAQEVLNSASQGILSNNLLDELAFANDKSSPNGRNDAALFKHRCRYCGKIFGSDSSLQIHIRSHTGERPYKCNVCGSRFTTKGNLKVHFQRHSDKYPHIPMNPNPVPEHLDKYFPPLIPQEALKEQQQQQQQQQSQTPSTSIPPPGPPTQFPGIESRGFPPRSFFPDFYLPRPPLDMFSNALNEPPRNPVDLSQVKKPDPPREPTPEMRISPEVVIREAPQIKQELMEESLDLSDKSTKTAHKEEEKEEIEQEKEESANLNNSTSEKDFPLKLKNNSIENLATVPSVSPPSSSSSGSLYQDTVLDPSFYSAHLPRPDSNDSSWENFIEISSETSKLQELVDNIDSKTTEPNQCLVCKKVLSCRSALQMHYRVHTGERPFRCKICGRSFTTKGNLKTHMSVHRIKPPMRTLHQCPVCHQKFSNIFVLQQHIRLHTGEMTDLTPDQIKAAEIKEFEGPDMRLNPFGVRLSEFTPNNQNKRSLEHSDEENEHDGQEEKSHKVPVNEKIKVKSELTSPAIENQVEDLRAVNLQRLSVRSLPNDEFTRDSASASPNSSEAKRMRSSSPMGSISSIMSTRSPLSTPPTSGVEQIGTGAAGRAAAAAAAVAAFPYGPPFLGMPQFPPFINRPPFLGNVPIVPPGANMPPFGLFGKYEATHAHTQDP; encoded by the exons ATTTGAAGGAAAATGGCTACATTGATAAGGACAGCAAAAACGAAAACCAGTCGGTAAAATTACTATCGAAGATGTCGGAAGAATTTGCCGAGGATTGCAGCAGGCGGGAAAAGTTGAACGATCACCATCATCTTTCAACGCGGCATCAACAGCACGATCGTGATGAGATTGCGCATAACGAGGATAATTTAAGTGACGAAGAGAATAATGACGAGGACACTGGCCGAAGTGAGGATACAAATGGCAATAAGAAGAGCGACTATGGATACCAAAATTATACGAATCACGGAATGAGGGATGATCAGTCAGCAGCCAATATGGCTGGATCAACAGCGGCTGCTGTGGCACTTGCTGCAGCTACAGCAGCGGCGGCTGCTGCTGCATCGAAAAATCCTATAGCTGCTACTTCCACATTGTCAAACGAATTTAATCCCGCCGCATTTTTTCCTCCTCCGGGACAAATGTCGATTCAAGCCTTTCAGAATGCGATAGCCCAATTTACCGCTAATGCGTTGGCTAACAATATGGATAACGAAACGGTGGTGAAAAATCTCGCCATACTGCAATCAGCATTGTTTACTCTGCAGCAACAGCAGTTTCTGCAGTTTCAACTAATTCAACACCTACAATCTCAGCTGGTGAAGAAGCATAGCGTTAAAGATGAACCAACGAATGAATCTAGTAACAGTTCCATGTTCGATCCtagcaacaataataataacaataatcatAGTAAGCGAAACGAGCCTCAAGACCTGCGAAAACAGGAACGTCCGGAAGATGATGAAGAAATCGAAGAGGAAGGAATTGAAGATGCTTACAGTAAAAGCTATCAGATGGCGAACATCATGGCGGCGGCAGCTGCCGCTAGCGGTGAAAATCGGCCAGTGATTCATCCTGTTCCTGAAGAAGACCTAAG GAAACCGAAGGCTTCCGAAATGTATGTCGAAAAGCCTCCCAGCACGCTCCCATCGCCATCTGTGGTGTCTAGTGCAAATGTCAGCCTTACCACCTCCTCCTCTATATCAAACACTGCTCGAAGTAGTTTATCCGAAAAGGACGAAATTTTACCATATCAGGACTCGTGTTTTTCCTCGTTAGCCGCAAATATCATAACTGATCATGCACCGTCGATTATGGGTGAACCGAATTCACTTGCGATGTTGGAGAAGAAGGCACAGGAAGTGCTAAATTCTGCCTCGCAGGGTATTCtgtcgaacaatctgctggatgAGCTTGCATTTGCAAACGATAAATCATCTCCGAACGGACGGAATGATGCTGCACTGTTCAAGCATCGATGTCGGTACTGTGGTAAAATTTTTGGATCCGACTCATCACTCCAGATCCATATCCGGTCGCACACAGGAGAGCGACCATATAAGTGCAATGTTTGTGGAAGTCGGTTTACCACTAAAGGGAACCTGAAGGTTCACTTTCAGAGGCATTCGGATAAGTATCCACACATACCAATGAATCCGAATCCAGTCCCGGAACATTTGGATAAATACTTTCCGCCGTTGATTCCTCAGGAAGCATTGAaagagcaacaacaacaacagcaacaacagcagtCACAAACTCCCTCAACATCTATTCCGCCTCCAGGACCACCAACGCAATTTCCTGGCATTGAATCACGAGGGTTCCCTCCCAGATCATTTTTCCCCGATTTTTATTTACCTCGACCACCACTCGATATGTTCAGCAATGCTCTCAATGAGCCCCCTCGGAATCCTGTAGATCTCTCACAGGTCAAAAAGCCAGATCCGCCAAGAGAACCTACTCCAGAGATGAGGATATCACCGGAGGTCGTGATACGCGAAGCTCCACAGATAAAACaggaactcatggaagagtctCTAGACCTTTCGGACAAATCAACAAAGACTGCCCACAAGGAGGAAGAAAAGGAAGAAATTGAGCAGGAAAAAGAGGAGAGCGCTAATCTCAATAACAGCACCAGTGAAAAAGATTTCCCACTGAAGCTGAAGAATAACTCTATTGAGAATTTGGCGACCGTTCCTTCAGTTTCTCCGCCATCGAGCTCCTCATCGGGATCACTGTATCAGGATACGGTGCTGGATCCATCATTTTATTCAGCGCACCTTCCTCGGCCAGACAGCAATGACAGTTCTTGGGAAAATTTTATCGAAATCTCCTCAGAAACATCGAAACTGCAAGAACTGGTCGATAACATAGATAGCAAAACAACTGAACCTAATCAATGTTTGGTGTGTAAAAAAGTGCTATCCTGTCGCAGTGCACTTCAGATGCATTACCGCGTTCATACCGGTGAGCGACCGTTCCGATGTAAAATTTGCGGCCGATCATTTaccacaaaagggaatctaaaAACGCACATGAGTGTCCATAGGATAAAGCCACCAATGCGAACCCTTCACCAGTGTCCGGTATGCCATCAAAAGTTCTCCAACATCTTTGTCCTGCAGCAACACATTCGGCTACATACTGGAGAAATGACTGATTTGACACCTGATCAAATAAAGGCAGCGGAAATCAAAGAGTTCGAAGGGCCTGACATGCGATTAAACCCATTTGGAGTGCGGCTTAGCGAGTTCACACCAAACAATCAAAACAAGCGTAGTCTAGAGCATTCTGATGAGGAGAATGAACACGATGGACAGGAAGAGAAATCGCACAAGGTGCCAGTGAATGAAAAGATCAAAGTCAAATCCGAACTTACTTCCCCGGCAATTGAAAATCAAGTAGAAGATTTACGTGCAGTGAATTTGCAACGATTATCAGTGCGATCGCTGCCAAATGATGAGTTCACCCGTGACTCGGCATCTGCCAGCCCAAATTCGTCCGAAGCGAAGCGTATGAGATCATCTAGTCCGATGGGTTCGATATCATCGATAATGTCCACACGATCACCTCTATCAACACCACCAACTTCTGGAGTTGAGCAAATAGGAACGGGAGCGGCTGGACGAGCTGCAGCTGCAGCGGCAGCGGTAGCAGCTTTTCCGTACGGGCCACCATTTCTTGGGATGCCACAGTTTCCTCCGTTCATCAATCGGCCGCCTTTTCTTGGAAATGTTCCCATTGTGCCACCCGGTGCAAACATGCCACCTTTCGGATTGTTCG GGAAATATGAAGCAACACATGCTCACACACAAGATCCGTGA
- the LOC131432170 gene encoding homeotic protein spalt-major isoform X1: protein MIQVDSVGYSRLKDDSSAEDLKENGYIDKDSKNENQSVKLLSKMSEEFAEDCSRREKLNDHHHLSTRHQQHDRDEIAHNEDNLSDEENNDEDTGRSEDTNGNKKSDYGYQNYTNHGMRDDQSAANMAGSTAAAVALAAATAAAAAAASKNPIAATSTLSNEFNPAAFFPPPGQMSIQAFQNAIAQFTANALANNMDNETVVKNLAILQSALFTLQQQQFLQFQLIQHLQSQLVKKHSVKDEPTNESSNSSMFDPSNNNNNNNHSKRNEPQDLRKQERPEDDEEIEEEGIEDAYSKSYQMANIMAAAAAASGENRPVIHPVPEEDLRKPKASEMYVEKPPSTLPSPSVVSSANVSLTTSSSISNTARSSLSEKDEILPYQDSCFSSLAANIITDHAPSIMGEPNSLAMLEKKAQEVLNSASQGILSNNLLDELAFANDKSSPNGRNDAALFKHRCRYCGKIFGSDSSLQIHIRSHTGERPYKCNVCGSRFTTKGNLKVHFQRHSDKYPHIPMNPNPVPEHLDKYFPPLIPQEALKEQQQQQQQQQSQTPSTSIPPPGPPTQFPGIESRGFPPRSFFPDFYLPRPPLDMFSNALNEPPRNPVDLSQVKKPDPPREPTPEMRISPEVVIREAPQIKQELMEESLDLSDKSTKTAHKEEEKEEIEQEKEESANLNNSTSEKDFPLKLKNNSIENLATVPSVSPPSSSSSGSLYQDTVLDPSFYSAHLPRPDSNDSSWENFIEISSETSKLQELVDNIDSKTTEPNQCLVCKKVLSCRSALQMHYRVHTGERPFRCKICGRSFTTKGNLKTHMSVHRIKPPMRTLHQCPVCHQKFSNIFVLQQHIRLHTGEMTDLTPDQIKAAEIKEFEGPDMRLNPFGVRLSEFTPNNQNKRSLEHSDEENEHDGQEEKSHKVPVNEKIKVKSELTSPAIENQVEDLRAVNLQRLSVRSLPNDEFTRDSASASPNSSEAKRMRSSSPMGSISSIMSTRSPLSTPPTSGVEQIGTGAAGRAAAAAAAVAAFPYGPPFLGMPQFPPFINRPPFLGNVPIVPPGANMPPFGLFGVRGNTTTCNICFKTFACNSALEIHYRSHTKERPFKCTICDRGFSTKGNMKQHMLTHKIRDMFGSSGGNSGDESRTQTPPQDPNNSGSNSTGGGVLNPAVMSRFPQSYSPVPMKIPEDYPPSGGRKRDRSQSRGYDSASPSMVKQERENSIDDNGSNSLQSNVSEAPSNNNYREFINKDVDIKNWCQTLKEMPENIAAS from the exons ATTTGAAGGAAAATGGCTACATTGATAAGGACAGCAAAAACGAAAACCAGTCGGTAAAATTACTATCGAAGATGTCGGAAGAATTTGCCGAGGATTGCAGCAGGCGGGAAAAGTTGAACGATCACCATCATCTTTCAACGCGGCATCAACAGCACGATCGTGATGAGATTGCGCATAACGAGGATAATTTAAGTGACGAAGAGAATAATGACGAGGACACTGGCCGAAGTGAGGATACAAATGGCAATAAGAAGAGCGACTATGGATACCAAAATTATACGAATCACGGAATGAGGGATGATCAGTCAGCAGCCAATATGGCTGGATCAACAGCGGCTGCTGTGGCACTTGCTGCAGCTACAGCAGCGGCGGCTGCTGCTGCATCGAAAAATCCTATAGCTGCTACTTCCACATTGTCAAACGAATTTAATCCCGCCGCATTTTTTCCTCCTCCGGGACAAATGTCGATTCAAGCCTTTCAGAATGCGATAGCCCAATTTACCGCTAATGCGTTGGCTAACAATATGGATAACGAAACGGTGGTGAAAAATCTCGCCATACTGCAATCAGCATTGTTTACTCTGCAGCAACAGCAGTTTCTGCAGTTTCAACTAATTCAACACCTACAATCTCAGCTGGTGAAGAAGCATAGCGTTAAAGATGAACCAACGAATGAATCTAGTAACAGTTCCATGTTCGATCCtagcaacaataataataacaataatcatAGTAAGCGAAACGAGCCTCAAGACCTGCGAAAACAGGAACGTCCGGAAGATGATGAAGAAATCGAAGAGGAAGGAATTGAAGATGCTTACAGTAAAAGCTATCAGATGGCGAACATCATGGCGGCGGCAGCTGCCGCTAGCGGTGAAAATCGGCCAGTGATTCATCCTGTTCCTGAAGAAGACCTAAG GAAACCGAAGGCTTCCGAAATGTATGTCGAAAAGCCTCCCAGCACGCTCCCATCGCCATCTGTGGTGTCTAGTGCAAATGTCAGCCTTACCACCTCCTCCTCTATATCAAACACTGCTCGAAGTAGTTTATCCGAAAAGGACGAAATTTTACCATATCAGGACTCGTGTTTTTCCTCGTTAGCCGCAAATATCATAACTGATCATGCACCGTCGATTATGGGTGAACCGAATTCACTTGCGATGTTGGAGAAGAAGGCACAGGAAGTGCTAAATTCTGCCTCGCAGGGTATTCtgtcgaacaatctgctggatgAGCTTGCATTTGCAAACGATAAATCATCTCCGAACGGACGGAATGATGCTGCACTGTTCAAGCATCGATGTCGGTACTGTGGTAAAATTTTTGGATCCGACTCATCACTCCAGATCCATATCCGGTCGCACACAGGAGAGCGACCATATAAGTGCAATGTTTGTGGAAGTCGGTTTACCACTAAAGGGAACCTGAAGGTTCACTTTCAGAGGCATTCGGATAAGTATCCACACATACCAATGAATCCGAATCCAGTCCCGGAACATTTGGATAAATACTTTCCGCCGTTGATTCCTCAGGAAGCATTGAaagagcaacaacaacaacagcaacaacagcagtCACAAACTCCCTCAACATCTATTCCGCCTCCAGGACCACCAACGCAATTTCCTGGCATTGAATCACGAGGGTTCCCTCCCAGATCATTTTTCCCCGATTTTTATTTACCTCGACCACCACTCGATATGTTCAGCAATGCTCTCAATGAGCCCCCTCGGAATCCTGTAGATCTCTCACAGGTCAAAAAGCCAGATCCGCCAAGAGAACCTACTCCAGAGATGAGGATATCACCGGAGGTCGTGATACGCGAAGCTCCACAGATAAAACaggaactcatggaagagtctCTAGACCTTTCGGACAAATCAACAAAGACTGCCCACAAGGAGGAAGAAAAGGAAGAAATTGAGCAGGAAAAAGAGGAGAGCGCTAATCTCAATAACAGCACCAGTGAAAAAGATTTCCCACTGAAGCTGAAGAATAACTCTATTGAGAATTTGGCGACCGTTCCTTCAGTTTCTCCGCCATCGAGCTCCTCATCGGGATCACTGTATCAGGATACGGTGCTGGATCCATCATTTTATTCAGCGCACCTTCCTCGGCCAGACAGCAATGACAGTTCTTGGGAAAATTTTATCGAAATCTCCTCAGAAACATCGAAACTGCAAGAACTGGTCGATAACATAGATAGCAAAACAACTGAACCTAATCAATGTTTGGTGTGTAAAAAAGTGCTATCCTGTCGCAGTGCACTTCAGATGCATTACCGCGTTCATACCGGTGAGCGACCGTTCCGATGTAAAATTTGCGGCCGATCATTTaccacaaaagggaatctaaaAACGCACATGAGTGTCCATAGGATAAAGCCACCAATGCGAACCCTTCACCAGTGTCCGGTATGCCATCAAAAGTTCTCCAACATCTTTGTCCTGCAGCAACACATTCGGCTACATACTGGAGAAATGACTGATTTGACACCTGATCAAATAAAGGCAGCGGAAATCAAAGAGTTCGAAGGGCCTGACATGCGATTAAACCCATTTGGAGTGCGGCTTAGCGAGTTCACACCAAACAATCAAAACAAGCGTAGTCTAGAGCATTCTGATGAGGAGAATGAACACGATGGACAGGAAGAGAAATCGCACAAGGTGCCAGTGAATGAAAAGATCAAAGTCAAATCCGAACTTACTTCCCCGGCAATTGAAAATCAAGTAGAAGATTTACGTGCAGTGAATTTGCAACGATTATCAGTGCGATCGCTGCCAAATGATGAGTTCACCCGTGACTCGGCATCTGCCAGCCCAAATTCGTCCGAAGCGAAGCGTATGAGATCATCTAGTCCGATGGGTTCGATATCATCGATAATGTCCACACGATCACCTCTATCAACACCACCAACTTCTGGAGTTGAGCAAATAGGAACGGGAGCGGCTGGACGAGCTGCAGCTGCAGCGGCAGCGGTAGCAGCTTTTCCGTACGGGCCACCATTTCTTGGGATGCCACAGTTTCCTCCGTTCATCAATCGGCCGCCTTTTCTTGGAAATGTTCCCATTGTGCCACCCGGTGCAAACATGCCACCTTTCGGATTGTTCG GCGTACGTGGAAACACAACAACTTGTAATATTTGCTTTAAAACTTTCGCCTGTAATTCCGCGCTCGAAATTCATTATCGAAGCCATACGAAGGAGCGCCCATTCAAATGCACAATCTGCGATCGAGGATTCTCTACCAAG GGAAATATGAAGCAACACATGCTCACACACAAGATCCGTGATATGTTTGGCAGTTCGGGTGGCAATTCCGGAGACGAATCGCGCACACAAACCCCACCACAGGATCCGAACAACTCTGGTAGTAACTCCACTGGTGGTGGAGTCTTAAATCCTGCGGTTATGAGTCGATTCCCGCAGTCCTATTCtccagttccaatgaagataccAGAGGATTACCCTCCGAGCGGTGGACGGAAACGAGATCGTTCGCAATCTAGGGGGTACGACAGTGCTTCGCCATCGATGGTCAAGCAGGAAAGAGAAAATTCGATTGATGACAATGGCTCCAACAGTCTGCAGTCGAATGTTTCGGAAGCGCCTTCCAACAACAACTACCGAGAATTCATCAACAAAGATGTGGATATCAAGAACTGGTGCCAAACACTAAAAGAAATGCCAGAAAACATTGCTGCAAGTTGA